A section of the Streptomyces sp. SCL15-4 genome encodes:
- a CDS encoding OsmC family protein: protein MATTRTAHTVWEGNLLEGNGVVTFDSSGIGQQPVSWPSRAEQANGKTSPEELIAAAHSSCFSMALSHGLAGAGTPPTRLETKADVTFQPGEGITGIHLTVRGEVPGLDADGFASAAEDAKKNCPVSQALSGTTITLTAELA, encoded by the coding sequence GTGGCAACCACGCGCACCGCCCACACCGTCTGGGAAGGCAACCTGCTCGAAGGCAACGGAGTCGTCACCTTCGACTCCTCCGGCATCGGCCAGCAGCCGGTGTCGTGGCCCTCGCGCGCCGAGCAGGCCAACGGCAAGACCAGCCCCGAGGAGCTGATCGCCGCCGCCCACTCCAGCTGCTTCTCCATGGCCCTCTCGCACGGCCTGGCCGGCGCCGGCACCCCGCCCACCCGGCTGGAGACCAAGGCCGACGTGACGTTCCAGCCGGGCGAGGGCATCACCGGCATCCACCTCACCGTGCGCGGCGAGGTGCCCGGCCTGGACGCGGACGGCTTCGCCTCGGCCGCCGAGGACGCCAAGAAGAACTGCCCGGTCAGCCAGGCCCTGAGCGGTACGACCATCACCCTGACGGCCGAGCTGGCCTGA
- a CDS encoding phage holin family protein, whose product MRWRRIAGQVGRSVAVWAVSTVTMLILAGLLPDFRLQSADGDSVTRIAFAAACGAGAFGVLSAVVWPLLVRLLLLVPALVLGLLVFFLNGSLLLLALRVNPSGRGEAAPETAVIVAAVMSAVASATGAALAVRDDEAYRRRLHRLATRGRRAHPPCPTAPGLVCVQLDGVGHDVLTDAVRRGLMPTVARWLSSDENTRPTAKGIRPAGDGPRPAAAPGTPHPVHAPTHRLTPWRTDWSSQTGASQLGILHGSTFDVPAFRWYEKDRGEVMVCNRPTSAAELQRRAALRTGDGGLLAVDGASRGNLFSGGAGEQALVLSIATRRRGRDNRSRAGYFAYFSDPANAVRTALSFVAEVAREIGQSTRARLSRQRPRVGRGGLYPFVRAFATVVERDVVVAAVMGDMLAGRTAVYADLVAYDEVAHHSGPRGRDAEKVLQRLDRCLALVERVAEHAPRPYRIVVLSDHGQSPGETFRARYGLGLGDLVRAGCGLPVPRRAEQTHSGAEARAAVRAALRRPVEEKGEHHRPARRREPVVLASGNLGLVSFPDVPHRMTKEEIDARHPALLTTLANHPGIGFLLVRSEEHGGVVLGAHGAEIPLDRLDDEPGPLARFGPGAADAVRRTHAFPHTADIMVNSAYDPADGEVLAFEEQIGSHGGLGGAQSRPFLLSPVDLSPPTADGTEPAGAEQIHHVLRRWLAELNGPQVPLTPAAEEERAA is encoded by the coding sequence ATGCGGTGGCGGCGGATCGCCGGTCAGGTCGGACGGAGCGTCGCCGTATGGGCGGTCTCCACGGTCACCATGCTGATCCTCGCCGGTCTGCTGCCCGACTTCCGGCTCCAGTCCGCCGACGGCGACAGCGTCACCCGTATCGCGTTCGCCGCAGCCTGCGGTGCCGGTGCCTTCGGCGTCCTGTCGGCCGTGGTCTGGCCGCTGCTGGTCCGCCTGCTGCTGCTCGTGCCCGCGCTGGTCCTCGGCCTGCTGGTCTTCTTCCTCAACGGCTCCCTGCTGCTGCTCGCCCTGCGCGTCAATCCTTCCGGGCGGGGCGAGGCGGCGCCGGAGACCGCCGTCATCGTGGCCGCGGTGATGTCCGCCGTAGCCTCCGCGACCGGCGCGGCCCTCGCCGTGCGCGACGACGAGGCCTACCGCCGCCGGCTGCACCGCCTCGCCACCCGCGGCCGCCGCGCCCACCCGCCCTGCCCCACCGCTCCCGGCCTGGTCTGCGTCCAGCTCGACGGCGTCGGCCACGACGTCCTCACCGACGCGGTCCGGCGGGGCCTGATGCCGACGGTCGCCCGCTGGCTGTCCTCGGACGAGAACACACGGCCGACCGCCAAGGGCATACGGCCGGCCGGCGACGGCCCGCGTCCGGCAGCCGCACCCGGCACTCCTCACCCCGTCCACGCCCCGACCCACCGCCTCACCCCCTGGCGTACCGACTGGTCCAGCCAGACCGGGGCCAGCCAGCTCGGCATCCTGCACGGCAGCACCTTCGACGTGCCGGCCTTCCGCTGGTACGAGAAGGACCGCGGCGAGGTGATGGTCTGCAACCGGCCGACCAGCGCGGCCGAGCTCCAGCGCCGCGCCGCCCTGCGGACCGGGGACGGCGGACTGCTCGCCGTCGACGGCGCCAGCCGCGGCAACCTCTTCAGCGGCGGCGCCGGCGAACAGGCGCTCGTGCTGTCCATCGCCACCCGCCGCCGCGGCCGGGACAACCGCTCCCGGGCCGGTTACTTCGCCTACTTCTCCGACCCCGCGAACGCCGTCCGCACCGCCCTGTCCTTCGTCGCCGAGGTGGCCCGCGAGATCGGCCAGTCCACCCGGGCCCGGCTGAGCCGGCAGCGTCCGCGGGTCGGCCGTGGGGGCCTCTACCCCTTCGTGCGGGCCTTCGCCACCGTCGTCGAACGCGACGTGGTCGTCGCCGCGGTCATGGGCGACATGCTCGCCGGCCGCACCGCCGTCTACGCCGACCTGGTCGCCTACGACGAGGTCGCCCACCACTCCGGCCCGCGCGGCCGCGACGCCGAGAAGGTCCTCCAGCGCCTGGACCGCTGTCTGGCCCTGGTGGAACGCGTCGCCGAACACGCCCCGCGCCCCTACCGGATCGTCGTCCTGTCCGACCACGGACAGAGTCCCGGCGAAACGTTCCGCGCCCGCTACGGCCTCGGCCTCGGCGACCTGGTCCGGGCCGGCTGCGGACTGCCGGTGCCGCGCCGGGCCGAGCAGACCCACAGCGGCGCCGAGGCCCGCGCCGCCGTCCGCGCCGCGCTGCGCCGCCCGGTGGAGGAGAAGGGCGAGCACCACCGCCCGGCCCGCCGCCGCGAGCCGGTCGTGCTGGCCTCCGGCAACCTCGGCCTGGTCTCCTTCCCGGATGTCCCGCACCGGATGACCAAGGAGGAGATCGACGCCCGCCACCCCGCCCTGCTCACCACCCTCGCCAACCATCCCGGCATCGGCTTCCTGCTGGTGCGCAGCGAAGAGCACGGCGGCGTGGTGCTCGGCGCGCACGGCGCCGAGATACCGCTGGACCGGCTGGACGACGAGCCGGGCCCGCTGGCCCGCTTCGGCCCCGGCGCCGCCGACGCCGTCCGCCGCACCCACGCCTTCCCGCACACCGCCGACATCATGGTCAACTCGGCCTACGACCCCGCCGACGGCGAGGTCCTCGCCTTCGAGGAGCAGATCGGCTCCCACGGCGGCCTCGGCGGCGCCCAGTCCCGCCCGTTCCTGCTCTCCCCGGTGGACCTCTCGCCGCCGACCGCCGACGGCACGGAGCCGGCCGGCGCCGAGCAGATCCACCACGTCCTGCGCCGCTGGCTGGCCGAACTGAACGGCCCGCAGGTGCCGCTGACGCCCGCCGCGGAGGAGGAACGCGCCGCCTGA
- a CDS encoding MBL fold metallo-hydrolase, giving the protein MPVEITWWGHATCVVEDTNIRVLTDPLFARRLAHLRRRRGAVPPAGARRADLVLVSHLHADHLHVPSLACLAPGTRLLVPRGAPRAVPGLRRLRRLRITEVVPGDEVRIGGVRVRVVPALHDGRRLPVGPRRCPALGYVVEGEARTYFAGDTGLFDEMAERVGPVDAALLPVGGWGPYLGEGHLDAGRAARALARLAPRIAVPVHYGTYWPVGMDAVRPHEFHAPGDEFVRLAALAAPGVAVHKLGHGESVRLEVAR; this is encoded by the coding sequence GTGCCGGTGGAGATCACCTGGTGGGGTCACGCCACCTGTGTGGTGGAGGATACGAACATCAGGGTGCTCACCGATCCCCTGTTCGCCCGCCGGCTGGCGCATCTGCGCCGCCGCAGGGGTGCCGTGCCGCCCGCCGGGGCCCGCCGCGCGGACCTGGTGCTGGTCTCCCATCTGCACGCCGACCATCTGCACGTGCCGTCGCTGGCCTGCCTCGCCCCGGGCACGCGCCTGCTCGTGCCTCGGGGCGCACCACGGGCGGTGCCCGGACTGCGCCGGCTGCGGCGGCTGCGGATCACCGAGGTGGTGCCGGGGGACGAGGTGCGGATCGGCGGCGTGCGGGTCCGGGTGGTGCCGGCGCTGCACGACGGGCGCCGGCTGCCGGTGGGCCCGCGCCGCTGTCCCGCGCTGGGATACGTGGTGGAGGGCGAGGCGCGCACCTACTTCGCCGGTGACACCGGGCTGTTCGACGAGATGGCCGAGCGGGTCGGGCCGGTGGACGCGGCGCTGCTGCCGGTGGGCGGCTGGGGACCGTATCTCGGGGAGGGGCACCTCGACGCGGGACGGGCGGCGCGGGCGCTGGCCCGGCTGGCGCCGCGGATCGCGGTCCCGGTGCACTACGGCACGTACTGGCCGGTGGGCATGGACGCGGTGCGCCCGCACGAGTTCCACGCGCCGGGCGACGAGTTCGTACGGCTGGCGGCGCTGGCCGCGCCCGGGGTCGCGGTGCACAAGCTGGGGCACGGCGAGAGCGTGCGGCTGGAGGTCGCGCGGTGA
- a CDS encoding DedA family protein: MTLLAEASRAATTGSAQQAVGYPSLFLLVLIGALVPVVPTGALVSSAAVVAFHRSAPFAPALVFVTASLAAFLGDAALYWLGRRGMRSRNGSRWLAAIRSRAPEERLAQARRKLAEHGGTVLVLSRLVPGGRIPVMLACLLAEWPPRRFARGNLPACLAWAATYQVIGVVGGSLFEKPWEGVVLAVVLTVVVGAAPGVWRRVRAAG; the protein is encoded by the coding sequence GTGACGCTGCTCGCCGAGGCGTCGCGAGCCGCGACGACCGGGTCCGCGCAGCAGGCGGTGGGCTATCCGTCGCTGTTCCTGCTGGTGCTGATCGGGGCGCTGGTGCCGGTGGTGCCGACGGGCGCGCTGGTGAGTTCGGCGGCGGTGGTGGCGTTCCACCGGTCCGCGCCGTTCGCGCCGGCGCTGGTGTTCGTGACGGCGTCGCTGGCCGCGTTCCTCGGGGACGCGGCGCTGTACTGGCTGGGGCGGCGCGGGATGCGGTCCCGGAACGGGTCGCGGTGGCTGGCGGCGATCCGGTCGCGGGCGCCGGAGGAGCGGCTGGCGCAGGCGCGCCGGAAGCTGGCCGAGCACGGGGGCACCGTGCTGGTGCTCTCCCGGCTGGTGCCGGGCGGACGGATACCGGTGATGCTCGCGTGTCTGCTGGCGGAGTGGCCGCCGCGGCGGTTCGCGCGCGGCAACCTGCCCGCGTGTCTGGCCTGGGCGGCCACGTACCAGGTGATCGGTGTGGTGGGGGGTTCGCTGTTCGAAAAGCCGTGGGAAGGGGTCGTGCTGGCGGTGGTGCTGACCGTCGTCGTCGGTGCGGCGCCCGGGGTGTGGCGGCGGGTCCGGGCCGCCGGCTGA
- a CDS encoding MBL fold metallo-hydrolase, with amino-acid sequence MTQQTHEPGPAATTTVSGAPAPLAGPFPPPAEPRPLGEHRVWPRTFHDRLTAPLPGLKALARFAREGAVRPGPDGLADVPRLPYEPGPLPRVGTRTLAVTWAGHASWIVRIGGLTVLTDPVWSRRILGTPARVTPVGVPWEALPTVDAVVISHNHYDHLDAPTLRRLPRDTPVFAPAGLGRWFRRRRFTRVTELDWWEGAELSGTRFDFVPAHHWSKRTLTDTCRSLWGGWVLTAPDGQRLYFAGDTGYGHWFSRIGRRYPGIDLALMPIGAYDPRWWLSDVHCDPEEAVRATVDLGARRMAPMHWGTFILSAEPVLEPLTRVRDAWEKAGLERENLWDLPIGASKVLE; translated from the coding sequence ATGACGCAGCAGACGCATGAGCCCGGACCGGCCGCGACGACCACGGTGTCCGGTGCGCCCGCCCCCCTCGCCGGCCCTTTCCCCCCGCCGGCCGAGCCCCGCCCGCTGGGCGAACACCGGGTCTGGCCGCGCACCTTCCACGACCGGCTGACCGCGCCCCTGCCCGGTCTGAAGGCCCTCGCCCGGTTCGCCCGCGAAGGCGCCGTGCGCCCCGGCCCCGACGGCCTCGCCGACGTCCCCCGGCTGCCGTACGAGCCGGGCCCGCTGCCCCGCGTCGGCACCCGCACCCTCGCCGTCACCTGGGCGGGACACGCCAGCTGGATCGTCCGGATCGGCGGGCTCACCGTTCTCACCGACCCCGTCTGGTCCCGCCGCATCCTCGGCACCCCGGCCCGTGTCACCCCCGTCGGCGTGCCCTGGGAGGCCCTGCCCACCGTCGACGCCGTCGTCATCAGCCACAACCACTACGACCACCTGGACGCGCCCACGCTGCGCCGGCTCCCGCGCGACACCCCGGTGTTCGCGCCCGCGGGCCTCGGCCGCTGGTTCCGCCGCCGCCGGTTCACCCGTGTCACCGAGCTGGACTGGTGGGAGGGCGCCGAACTGTCCGGCACCCGCTTCGACTTCGTCCCCGCCCACCACTGGTCCAAGCGCACTCTCACCGACACCTGCCGCAGTCTGTGGGGCGGCTGGGTGCTCACCGCACCCGACGGACAGCGCCTCTACTTCGCCGGGGACACCGGCTACGGCCACTGGTTCTCCCGCATCGGCCGCCGCTATCCCGGCATCGACCTCGCCCTGATGCCCATCGGCGCCTACGACCCCCGCTGGTGGCTGAGCGACGTCCACTGCGACCCCGAGGAGGCGGTCCGGGCCACTGTGGACCTCGGCGCCCGCCGCATGGCGCCCATGCACTGGGGCACGTTCATCCTCTCGGCGGAACCGGTCCTGGAACCGCTCACCCGGGTGCGGGACGCCTGGGAGAAGGCGGGGCTGGAGCGGGAGAACCTGTGGGACCTGCCGATCGGCGCTTCGAAAGTGCTGGAGTGA
- a CDS encoding aminotransferase class I/II-fold pyridoxal phosphate-dependent enzyme, translated as MRRTDPERDRRDGHGPARRREDHGPVRYGPPLPGDGLPVPPGLSAVLAAAAGRADAQPAGGAPALLEAACGYWTRRGLPCVPDRIAAAPGAPALLLALTAALAGDGGDILVPRPCAAWWAPYARLLGRPVFHVPTPAESGGVPDPYALLETVRRLRAEGGDPRLLVLSVADDPTATVAPPELLHEAVEAATAEGLHLVSDETWRDTLHAPHGTVLLSPAEMWPDEVTVVTDLAGALLPAGWPAAVARFPATAAGKRLHARVLDILTALDARLAVPVAAAACYALDEPPPVTERREAAVRLHARVAAAAHADLVAAGALVRPPQAGRHLYADLGPLREPLAGLGVGDAQDLEDLLTARLGMPAPGGHRFGDDLGALRVRLSTGPLLGGTDEERAESLASPAPLELPHVRRALASLRSAFDDLRDDAQRWEPPR; from the coding sequence ATGCGGCGGACGGACCCCGAGCGGGACCGCCGGGACGGCCACGGCCCCGCCCGCCGCCGGGAGGACCACGGCCCCGTCCGCTACGGCCCGCCGCTGCCCGGCGACGGCCTGCCCGTGCCGCCCGGACTCTCCGCCGTGCTCGCCGCCGCGGCCGGCCGCGCCGACGCCCAGCCCGCCGGCGGCGCCCCCGCCCTGCTGGAGGCGGCCTGCGGCTACTGGACCCGGCGCGGACTGCCCTGCGTCCCCGATCGGATCGCCGCGGCCCCCGGCGCCCCCGCCCTGCTGCTCGCCCTGACCGCCGCGCTGGCCGGCGACGGCGGCGACATCCTCGTACCCCGCCCCTGCGCCGCCTGGTGGGCGCCGTACGCCCGGCTCCTCGGCCGGCCCGTCTTCCATGTCCCGACCCCCGCCGAGAGCGGCGGCGTCCCCGACCCCTACGCCCTGCTGGAGACCGTCCGCCGGCTCCGCGCCGAGGGCGGCGACCCGCGGCTGCTGGTGCTGTCCGTCGCCGACGACCCCACCGCCACCGTCGCTCCGCCCGAACTGCTGCACGAGGCCGTGGAGGCCGCCACCGCCGAGGGTCTCCACCTGGTCAGCGACGAGACCTGGCGGGACACCCTGCACGCGCCGCACGGCACCGTCCTGCTCAGCCCGGCCGAGATGTGGCCCGACGAGGTCACCGTCGTCACCGACCTGGCCGGCGCCCTGCTGCCGGCCGGCTGGCCCGCCGCCGTCGCCCGCTTCCCCGCCACCGCCGCCGGAAAGCGCCTCCACGCGCGCGTGCTCGACATCCTCACCGCGCTCGACGCGCGGCTCGCCGTCCCGGTCGCCGCGGCCGCCTGCTACGCCCTCGACGAGCCCCCGCCCGTCACCGAGCGCCGCGAGGCCGCCGTCCGGCTGCACGCGCGCGTGGCCGCCGCCGCGCACGCCGACCTGGTCGCCGCCGGCGCGCTCGTCCGGCCCCCGCAGGCCGGCCGCCACCTGTACGCCGACCTCGGGCCGCTGCGCGAACCGCTCGCCGGCCTGGGCGTCGGCGACGCCCAGGACCTGGAGGACCTCCTCACCGCCCGGCTCGGCATGCCCGCGCCCGGCGGCCACCGCTTCGGCGACGACCTCGGGGCACTGCGCGTACGGCTCTCCACCGGCCCGCTGCTGGGCGGCACGGACGAGGAGCGCGCCGAGAGCCTCGCGTCCCCCGCCCCGCTGGAACTGCCACACGTGCGACGCGCGTTGGCCTCCTTGAGGTCGGCCTTCGACGATCTCCGCGATGACGCTCAGCGATGGGAGCCTCCTCGATGA